ACCAGATCCGCTGCCAGAATCTCTTGCCATTGGTTGTCCCGTAACACACGGGCTTTGAGGGCCAACTGACTCTTGAGCGCCTCCAGGGCGCTACTGGCCTTGTATTCCTGCCAAAAGCCAATGCCTGCGTTAAAGAGTAGCAGCAATGAAATAATAGTCAGGTCGGCCCAGTGGCCCACCGCGGCGGACAGAATGGCCGCCACCTCGATCATCCAGGGTATCGGGCCCCAGAAGTAATGCAGAAAGCGCATGAGAGGACTGACTTTCTTTTCCTGGAGGGCGTTTGGTCCGTATTGCTGCAAACGCTGTTGTGCTTCGTTGCTTGTCAGCCCGGCTGGACTGGCGTGCAAATCGGCCAGAGTCTTTTCGATAGGCGGGGTCTTATCCGGATCGGTCACGGCGTTCTCCTGTGAAGATGGTGCAGATACATTCGGCAAATTTTAAATTGTCCGAAAAATTTTCATCGTTCTGTGATGCCTCGGTTAGCCCATCGCGGCAATGACTTGGAAGGAGGCCACTGAGCCGTGTCGGGGAAAATGATCTCCTCGTATAGCACAAGGGAACCTTGGGGCGGATGCTTCCGCCACTGCGTCCCAGTCGACTAACGCTATGGAAATAATGGCCATTATGTGCCTTCCGGTCGATGGATATCGATGTTCTTCCCCTGGACGCGCGCCAGATCATCAGCTGATATGATGTGGTTGGCCAGTACAATAAAAAACTTGCGCAGGAACCGGATGGACATCGAATTAATTGCCCAGGCTGCAAACCAAGAAGGATTGTGTGGTCTGATCTGGTCCGGGTCTGGGGTCTGGGGTCTGGGCGATGAGAAAACTACGATTATCTAGAGCCTGCGAGGCACATGCCATGTAAGGGTTCGCAGAGTCCGGGGCCGGGTGATGTGCTAGTCTGTTTATGACAGACGCGTCGATGGTTTCCATAAAAATTCTCCCGGAGGATTTACTGCAACTCAGCATATTGGCGCAACAGCTCCAATGCCTCCTCCTGAAGCTGTCTGACCCGTTCGTGACTTACGCCCAACTCTTTGCTGATTGCGGATAATGTCTCCCCTTCTTCGCCGTCCATACCAAAACGGCGGATCAGGACGGTACGATGTCGCATGTCCAAACGCAGGAGGGCTCGCTGAATCTGTCTCTGGACGTCCTGTTCCTCCAGGGAGGTCTCCAGGCCCGACTGATCGGCATCCACCAATGTCTGAGCCAAAGATGGGCTACCCTCCCATCGGGAGGGCGCATCCAGACTGACCATATGGCGGTCCTGCTGGAGACAGTCTTTTACATGGGCGACGGACTTGCCCATGACCTGCGCCACTTCCTCTACGCGAGGTTCGCCCTGCATCGTTTGTGCGATTTGCCGGGAACTGCGCAGCACCGCGCTGAGATTTTTGATGATATGGATCGGCAAACGTACCACCCGCGACTGGTTCATGATGCCGCGCTCGATTCCCTCGCGAATCCACCAGGCGGCATAGGTGGAAAACCGAAATCCCCGCGCCGGATCAAATAATTCCGCAGCACGGATCAGTCCGAGATTCCCCTCTTCAATGAGATCGAGGAGCGGAAGGGTGTGCTGCCGTTGGTAGCGGCGCGCAATGCGGACGACGAGACGGAGGTTGCATTCCACCAGGCGATTGCGTGCCGCGAGATCGCCTTGTTGTATCTTGAGGCCCAGGGAGACCTCCTCCTCCGCCGTGAGCAGGGGGTTGTGGCCGATTTCCTGCAGATAGAGTCTTATGGCGTCAACATGATCGGGAGGTCCGGCTTCCCAGGCAAGGTCGGCTGTTGAGTCGAATTCCGGTGTTTCAGGCCTGAGGCAGGCTTCGCCCTGTCCAACCTCGGTTATTTCTTCTTCAAGAGTGTCCGGAATGTCCCAGTCGGTATCCCCTGTCAACATGGCCAATCCTTTGCGCTGGATTCAGGCCGTCGTTGAGGAAGACACCGTGATGCGCGCGATATTCGACCCGCGCTCCAGACCGAAGAGGAAATCTGACCGAAGAAGAAGGCATTATGCATCAGACCGATCAGGCGCCGGAAAGCGACCGCACCCAAGCCCGCGACAATCCCCACAAAGAACGCCAGCACCAGATGAAAGGCCGGGTTCGTCCGAAACACCCCCTGCCATCCCTGGACGTTGCGTTCCATAACGAGGGTATCCATGTTGGCAGGCAGGGAAGCATCGTTGACCATCACTACACTCCCGGGACTTGTTTTTTGAAACTATGCTATTCTTGTTGCCAAAGCAAATCGAGTTAATCGAAAACAATATCGGAGGACCCGATGAAGATAGATGCCGAGCAGTTGCTCACCCTCCTCGCGGTTGCAGAAACCGGCAGTGTCAGCGAAGCCGCGCTACGCCTGGAGCGAGGACAACCGGCCATCTCGGAACGCCTGCATAAACTGACGCGGGAAATTGGCGAGCCTTTATATGTCCGTGAGGGCGGTGGCATTCAGCTGACGCCCGTCGGCCAAGCATTGATTCCCGATATCCGGCAGTTGCGCGCCAAGTTACAAGATATTGAGAATCTGCTCCTGCGCCAAAAATCCTTGCAAGCGGGAGAACTTCACATCGCTTCTACCAGCCTGATTGCTAATTATTTACTACCGCAATATTTGCAAAGTTTTCAAAGCCAGAATCCAGGAGTCAATCTCTACATAAAGAGCGGCGTGACCTATTGGGGAGACATCAATCTTTCCAAACTGGACGTCTTCTTTTTTGAAGGAGAGATGGATATACCGCATCTACCCGATAGTTATGAAATACAACCGTGGTTGACCGGAGAAATCGTTGCGGTCATGCCCAAAACCCATCCGCTGGCGTCAGTGTCGGTGCTGAGCTTGGAAGACATACAACCTTTTCCTGTGGTATGGAGAGAACCTTCTTCCGGAGTTCGAAGGAGACTGGAGAAGGCGTTCAGACAAAAGAACATTGTGCCCGCGCACTTCATTGAGGTGGCCGATGTGGAATCCGTGGGGGCCATGGTAAAGGCTGGCTTGGGAATAGGCTTTATGACCCATACGGTTTTTGAACAGAGACCGGACTGGGATCTGCTGTATAAACCCCTCTCATCCTCCCAACTGATCTGGAGGAGTTTCATGGCTATTCCCAACCCGGCAAGGCGTTCCCGCGCCTTGTCGGTTTTTTTGGACCTTATGGGTTCTATACCGTTCTGATAAGCCTTAATACGGTAGACGCCGTGAGAACATGATGCATGTCCCAATGTACACAGTACAGGTTGGGGATCCAGCCAGGTGTTGTCGGTGGTGATGGTCATGATCGGCACATCATTGGCGCCGTCTCCGGTCATACTCAGCAGTTAGCCATCTGTTTCAATGTGTTGGCGACTTGCGATAGGCCTCCAGTGTCCGGTAAGCGATGATCTTGGCCCCGCTATTGACGAAGAACCATGCCAGGGAGTAGGCCCATACCAGCAGGGCATAGCCCCAGCCGATGGGGGGAATGAGCCAGCCGTAGACGGCGGCGAAGGTACCGATGATCTTCGTAGCAATCGTGACGTTGAAGAAACTCCAGCTCGGCCAGGGCCGCTGCCAGATGGCGCCGGTGTTGCGGGTCAGGAAGATGGTCAGGTGGCCGGCCACCAGCAGCTTCAGGAAAATCAGGGTGCGGATGACGCCCGCCGGTAAATGCAGGTAGGTTTCGGCAATCCAGAACAGGAAAAATGAGGCGACGACGCCCAGTACGCCGAGAAGGATGGAGATGATCAGCACCCGTGTCATATCCCAGCGTACCGGCTGGGGCGCCGTGGGGGCGTTGTCGTAAGCGATCATCATGATGGGAAAATCATTGAGCAGGGCGATCATGACGATCATCACGGCGGTGACTGGATAGAAGTCGAACACCAGGATCGACAGGGTCATGAAGAGCAGGACCCGGATCGTCTCGGCGATCCGGTAGATGGCGTAGCTGTTCATCCGGGCGAAGATCCGGCGCGCCTCCTGGACGGCGCCGACGATGACCGTCAGGCCGGGTGCGGTGAGCACCAGATCGGCCGCAGCGCGGGCGGCGTCGGTGGCGCCGCTGACGGCGATGCCGACATCGGCCTGCTTCAATGCGGGGGCGTCGTTGACGCCGTCTCCGGTCATGCCGACGATATGGCCCCTGGCCTGTAACGCCTTGACGATGGCGAACTTATGCTCCGGAAAGACCTGGGCGAAACCGTCGGCCTTTTCGGCCTGGACCTGTGCGGCGTTGGCATCCGTAGAGAGGGCTTCAGCCGGAACGATGCTTTGCCCCAGATGCAGCAGCATGGAGACCTGTTTGGCGATGGCCAGATGATCGCCGGTGACCATCTTGATTTCGATCCCCATCCGCTGGCCCGCGGCGATGGTTTGCGCCGAATCTTCCCGCGGTGGGTCGAACAAGGGCAAGAGGCCGAGGAAGCGCCAGGCACCATCCTCATCCTTTCGGGCCACTCCCAGGGTGCGGTAGCCCTTTCCCGCCAGGGCATCGATCTGGCGGGTGACTGTCTGCCTGATGCCGACATCCGGCTGCGCCAGATCCAGGATGACCTGCGGAGCGCCCTTGGCTACGCGAAAGCGCTCGACGCCTGCCGCCACCTCCGCCTCACTGCGCTTGCTTACCGGATCAAAGGGTTGATATTTCAGGACGGAATAGGAAGCCAACGGGGCGGAGACGGGCAAGCCGCCCAGCACAGCGGTGTCGATGGGGTCGCCGGTATCCCGCTCGGAGGCTAAAGCGGCGGCGAGGATCAGTTCCTCCGCATCGCGGGCCCCGATCACTACGGGTTCACCGAGGGTGAGGCGGTTCTGGGTGAGGGTGCCGGTCTTGTCGGCGCAGAGCACATCCATGCCGGCCATCTCCTCGATGGCCACCAGACGCGAGACGATGGCCTTCAGCCGCGCCAACCGCTCCGCCCCGACGGCCATGGTCACCGACAAGACGGCGGGAAGGGCGACGGGGATGGCGGCCACGGTCAGGACCAGGGCAAAGAGGATCGTCCGGATCATGGGTTCATGACGGATCGCCAGAGCCACGAAGAGGATCACCGCGATCAGAACCAGCGCCGAAACGATCAGGAAGTTTCCGATGGCGAGCACTGCCTTGCGGAAATGGGAGACGCTCTCCGCCCGCTCCACCAGTTGCGCGGTCTTGCCGAAAAAGGTCTGCAGACCCGTCGCGGTCACCAAGCCCTGCATCTCGCCCTTGCCGACGATGGAACCGGAATAGGCGCTATCTCCCCGGCCCTTGTCCACCGGCAGGGATTCCCCCGTCAGGACCGATTGATCGACACTGAGGTAATCGCCGCTCAGCAGCAGCACATCGGCCGGAACGATGTTTCCCAGCTTCAGCAGGATGATGTCGCCCGGCACCAGGTCCTGCGCGGCGATCTCCTGCCACAGGCCGTCGCGCAGGACCCGCGCCCGCAACGCCAGCTTCCGTTGGAGCATGGCGATGGCGTTGCCGGCCTTGTGTTCCTGCCAGAAGCCCACGCCAGCGTTTACCAGCAGGAGGGTCATGATGATGGCGAAGTCCGCCCAATGTGCCACCACGGCGGAAAGCACCGCGGCGATTTCGATCATCCAGGGAATGGGACCCCAGAAATAGCCCAGAAACTGGCAGATCGGGCTGAGGCGCTTTTCGGGGATGGCGTTTGCCCCATATTGGGCCAGGCGACGGGAGGCCTCCGCTGCTGACAAACCGCGCCGGGTATCGCTCTGCAATTGCCGGACGACCGCCGGAATGTCGGGAGCACTTGTCGGGTCAGGATTGATTGTCATAAGGACCGCCTCCTGGTCGGCTCTGGCATTTGCACCACCTTCCAGGTAGTCGTTGTGCCGCAAGTATTAAATATACGGCATGCCTGTCCTTAAGTATCTTTCGACGTCTCACGTGGTCGAGCCGCATCAAACGTATCATGGCGCCACCGTCACCGGCGTACCTCAATGATCTGATCCAAGTTTACTTTCTTCCATTACCCAGCGGTGCGAGAAGCCCTGCCTGAAATCCTGTTTGTTCACCTGAAATAGCTATTACAATGGACGCACTCATCAACCCAAGGCTGAGGGAGTTGGGCCAAGGCCATGCGCGTTGGCCTTTTCGTTTTCGGGCAGCTATAACTGTCTATCGTATTTTTGTGCGCTCGGGTTGTCGGTCAGGCGGCTTGCTCGGGCTTGTGAATGGCCGCCAGTTCTTCGGCCAACCGACGTTCCGCAATGGTCAAATCGTAAGCCTGTTGCATGCGTAGCCATATCCCCGGCCCGTTACCCAGATACTTGCCGATACGCAAGGCCATCTCTGGGGTAATGCCTTTGCGCTCGGACAGGATGCCGTGAACGGTCTGGCGCGAGACCCGCAGGCCACGGGCAAACTCTGCTACAGAGATATCCAGTGCAGGCAGTACCTCCTCCCGCAATATCTCGCCCGGATGCGTCGGTGTCCGGTCCACCTGCTCAACGGTCATTTCGTCCATCGGACACCCCCTGTCCTTAATGGTAATTCTCCAGATCAACGCGCCAGGCATCTCCTTCACGCCACTCGAAGGTGATGCAATAGGGTCCATTCACATAAACCGTGTACCGCTTCGGTTTCCCCTCCAAAGCATGGAAGTCGAAACCTGGCACGTTCAACTCCTCCGGGGATACTGCAGCGTTTATGGCATCGAGTCTGCGCTTGCAGCGGGTCACCAAATCCGCACCGACTTTCGCCGATTGACCCGTCTCGAAAACCTGCTTGAGGCCCTTATGCACAAAACTTCGTATCAAGTGGAACCCTCGGAGAGGTTGTTACCGCCCTGTTGAAAATTACACCGCAGTGTCATAGGTGTCAATCATCTGTTGACAGTCGCTGGCGCACGCCTTGCCCACAAACTTCATCGCCTTGGCTCAGCCAGGGGAAATGCGGGGAGTGAGGGAAGCGGAAGACGTCGGTCATGATGGTATGGAAACAGTGAATTTTATCCCTATTCCCGCGATTGGATGGGGACGAAAACAGTTGAAGGCCCCTATCTGTAAGGGTTTCCGTATAATGGTCTCGACGAAAAGACTCACCTACAGGGAGATTTACAGGAGGGCCGATGCAGAAAATGGCACGAACCGTGCTGCCTTTCCAGCTTGCCGCGACGGAAGAATCCATGACGGCATAATCGGGGCTGGTGTTATTGGGCGAGTTTGCCCAAGGTGCGGGTCTGCATCGCTGGCTGGAGCGGGAGATGCCCAAACCCGGCCTGAGTCTGATCATTGCCGCTGTTATTATTGGGTCATCCCTGAACATGGCCGTTCACTCCGGTCCCCATTATCTGGGGATTCCTCTTCAGGGGCTCATCGGCTACTCGGTGGCCAGCGCACTCGGCCTGTGGTGGGTGACAGCGATCCTACGTTCGGGAAGTTCTGAACAAGCGACATGCTGGCTGCTTGTCGATCCATGCGCTAGGTGGTGAGCCGAACCCTCTGGAGGAGCTTGGCGTTGATGGCGACGATCACGGTGGAAATGGACATCAGGGCCGCCCCCACCGCCGGGGAAAGCACCAGACCAACGCTGTAAGCCACCCCGGCAGCAAGGGGGATCGCCACGATGTTGTAGCCGGCACCCCACCACAGGTTCTGGATCATCTTGCGATAGGTCGCCCGGGAAAGTTCCAGGATAGCCGCCACATCCCGGGGATCGGAGCGGACCAGCACAATGTCCGCCGACTCGATGGCGACGTCCGTGCCCGCTCCGATGGCGATCCCGACATCCGCCTCCACCAGGGCAGGCGCATCGTTGACACCGTCGCCGACCATGGCCACGCGCAATCCCCGCGCCTTTACCTCCTTGATCTTCTCCGCCTTTTGTCCAGGGAGCACTTCGGCGAAATAGTCGTCCAGCCCCATTTCCTGGGCCACCCAACGGGCCACCGCTGCGGAGTCGCCGGTCAACATCATCACCTGTACGCCCATCCCCTTCAGCCGCGCGAGGGCTTCCCGCGACTCCGCTCGAATGATGTCGGCCAGCGCGACAGCCCCCTCCGGTTTCTCGTCGACGAGCAGGTATATCACCGTTTTGCCCTGGGATGCCAAGGCCGCGATCCGCTTATCGCTGACATCGAGACCGCTCTCCTTGAGATAGCCGGGGCTTACGACCTTCACATTGCGCCCATTTACAACGGCTTGCGCGCCCTTACCGGGGATGGCCTTGAATTCCTTGGGAGGCTCGAAGCCGATGCCCTTCGCTTTGGCATATGCCACGATGCCAGCGGCGATGGGGTGCTCCGACTGGCTTTCGAGGGCCGCGGCGAGCCGTACGACCTCATCTTCGGCGTATCCGCCGAGCACGACTACATCCGTGACGCCGAACCGTCCCTCCGTCAAGGTCCCGGTCTTGTCAAACACCACCGCCTGCAGTTGGCGCGCCCGCTCAAAAGCAGACCGGTCCCGGATAAGCAGCCCATGCTGCGCCGCCATGGCGGTGGACACGGCGACGACCAGTGGAATCGCCAGGCCTAGGGCATGGGGACAGGCAATCACCATGACGGTGACCATGCGGGCCAGGGCAAACTCGAAGTGCTGGCCAAGGACCAGCCAAATGGCAAGGGTAAGTCCGCCGACGCTCAACGCGGTAAGGGTCAGCACCAGGGCCGCGCGGTCGGCAAGATCCTGGGTCCGGGAGCGGGACTCCTGCGCCCGGCGCACCATCTCGATGACCTGTGAAAGATAGGTTTCACTGCCGGTCTTGTGGACCTCGACGGTGATACTCGACTCCCCGTTAACCGAACCACCGATCACTTCGTCGCCGTCCCCCTTCTCCACGGGCTGGCTTTCGCCAGTGAGCATGGCCTGGTTGATGGTGGTCTGTCCCTCGATGACACGTCCGTCCGTAGGGATTTTTTCGCCAGGCTTCACCAACACCCGGTCACCGCGCTGCAGATTGGCGACCGGCACGTCTTTCATGCCCTCCGGGGTTACGAGATGGGCCTCGGATGGCATCATTTGCACCAGTTTTTCCAGTGCGCCAGAAGCCCCAGGACTGATTTCATCTCGATCCAGTGGCCGAGCAGCATCACATCGATCAGCGTGGCGAGCTCCCAGAAGAACACTTCCCCCTGCACCCCGAACACGACAGCGCTCGAGTAAAAATAGGCCACGCTGATGGCCAGAGCGATCAGCGTCATCATGGCTGGCTTGCGGGTCTCAAGCTCGGCAAACAATCCCTTCAGGAAGGGCCAGCCACCGTAGAAATACACTCCACTCGACAACGCGAAAAGCACATAGGATGACCCTGTGAAGGCGAGCGCCGCCTCCAGCCCCAGCAGCCGCTGGATAAGCGGCGACAAAAGGAGGATAGGGATCGTCAGGGCCAGCGAGACCCAAAACCGTCGCCGGAAATCGGCGATCATGGCACCATGGTTGTGACCGCCGTGCGCGCCGGGATGAGCGTTACCCATCCCATGTTCCTGATGTCCCGAATGGTCCATAGAATCCTCTCTATTTTACCGCAGCAGGAACCTCAGCGCCGGTTGCCGACATTGGCTCTTAACCAACGAGACCAGATGTCTACCACAGTTCCACCTGTTGGTGGCGCATCCGGACCCGCTTTGGTGGATGGAGACACGTTATTGTTCCAGGTCGCGACGTCTTTCCAGGTATTCATCCCTTCCTATTTCCCCGCGGGCATAGCGTTCATGGAGCACATCCAGCGCGGTGTTTTTCTTGCCACCCCGAATCCCGCGACCCGTGAAGGCCTGCATCAGCAACATGACGCCAGCAACGATGGCAAAAATCAGCAAAAGGCAAAGCAAACCCCAAAACAGGACCATGAATACCGACCCTGTCCAATCATAACCGTTGCCAAAACCACCCATCATGTAAGGCCACATTTTCTGTTCCTCGTCGTTCACTCGCTACGCCACGGACCCAGAACAAACGCTCGTTGATGACCATTCAACGCCACTTCAGTGTAGTAGGCGGTGTCCACTTGTTCCATCTTCTTTCAGACTATCCCATGGATGGGGACCACCTCAGCCATCAGTGTCCTGGCGACTGAGGATATGGTCCATGGTCCCCCGTTGGCCAAAGCGGACAGCCACGATAAATCACCTAGCAAGTGGTGAAGAAGGGCTTCTCGCCCTCAGGGTAGGGGTTTCGCCAGCCGGAAAGTACTCACCCTCCCTGGAAGGATGGGTCGCAAAGACGGCGAAGCGTTTCTGGAATGTCCTCCGGACATTGCCCGCAGGCAAGATTGGCAGGGACGGCGTATGCCATCTTTTGCGGATGGGCCAGTTTCAGATCAGCCATGATGGCCTGGAACTCCGCCGAGCTTTTGCCGGCCAGGCGCGGGTTCCGCTCCTTTTCCTGGGCAATGGACGAGACATGCCGGTGCTGATAATCATGGGCCGGATAAACCAGTGTGGCGTCGGGCAGAACAAACAGCTTTTCCTGAACGGAGCGGTATAGGGTGGCGGCGTCGCCATTCTGG
This sequence is a window from Acidithiobacillus ferridurans. Protein-coding genes within it:
- a CDS encoding SHOCT domain-containing protein, which codes for MWPYMMGGFGNGYDWTGSVFMVLFWGLLCLLLIFAIVAGVMLLMQAFTGRGIRGGKKNTALDVLHERYARGEIGRDEYLERRRDLEQ
- a CDS encoding LysR family transcriptional regulator; the protein is MKIDAEQLLTLLAVAETGSVSEAALRLERGQPAISERLHKLTREIGEPLYVREGGGIQLTPVGQALIPDIRQLRAKLQDIENLLLRQKSLQAGELHIASTSLIANYLLPQYLQSFQSQNPGVNLYIKSGVTYWGDINLSKLDVFFFEGEMDIPHLPDSYEIQPWLTGEIVAVMPKTHPLASVSVLSLEDIQPFPVVWREPSSGVRRRLEKAFRQKNIVPAHFIEVADVESVGAMVKAGLGIGFMTHTVFEQRPDWDLLYKPLSSSQLIWRSFMAIPNPARRSRALSVFLDLMGSIPF
- a CDS encoding heavy metal translocating P-type ATPase, producing MMPSEAHLVTPEGMKDVPVANLQRGDRVLVKPGEKIPTDGRVIEGQTTINQAMLTGESQPVEKGDGDEVIGGSVNGESSITVEVHKTGSETYLSQVIEMVRRAQESRSRTQDLADRAALVLTLTALSVGGLTLAIWLVLGQHFEFALARMVTVMVIACPHALGLAIPLVVAVSTAMAAQHGLLIRDRSAFERARQLQAVVFDKTGTLTEGRFGVTDVVVLGGYAEDEVVRLAAALESQSEHPIAAGIVAYAKAKGIGFEPPKEFKAIPGKGAQAVVNGRNVKVVSPGYLKESGLDVSDKRIAALASQGKTVIYLLVDEKPEGAVALADIIRAESREALARLKGMGVQVMMLTGDSAAVARWVAQEMGLDDYFAEVLPGQKAEKIKEVKARGLRVAMVGDGVNDAPALVEADVGIAIGAGTDVAIESADIVLVRSDPRDVAAILELSRATYRKMIQNLWWGAGYNIVAIPLAAGVAYSVGLVLSPAVGAALMSISTVIVAINAKLLQRVRLTT
- a CDS encoding sigma-70 family RNA polymerase sigma factor; this encodes MLTGDTDWDIPDTLEEEITEVGQGEACLRPETPEFDSTADLAWEAGPPDHVDAIRLYLQEIGHNPLLTAEEEVSLGLKIQQGDLAARNRLVECNLRLVVRIARRYQRQHTLPLLDLIEEGNLGLIRAAELFDPARGFRFSTYAAWWIREGIERGIMNQSRVVRLPIHIIKNLSAVLRSSRQIAQTMQGEPRVEEVAQVMGKSVAHVKDCLQQDRHMVSLDAPSRWEGSPSLAQTLVDADQSGLETSLEEQDVQRQIQRALLRLDMRHRTVLIRRFGMDGEEGETLSAISKELGVSHERVRQLQEEALELLRQYAELQ
- a CDS encoding type II toxin-antitoxin system RelE/ParE family toxin, with product MIRSFVHKGLKQVFETGQSAKVGADLVTRCKRRLDAINAAVSPEELNVPGFDFHALEGKPKRYTVYVNGPYCITFEWREGDAWRVDLENYH
- a CDS encoding HigA family addiction module antitoxin, translating into MDEMTVEQVDRTPTHPGEILREEVLPALDISVAEFARGLRVSRQTVHGILSERKGITPEMALRIGKYLGNGPGIWLRMQQAYDLTIAERRLAEELAAIHKPEQAA
- a CDS encoding plasma-membrane proton-efflux P-type ATPase, which gives rise to MTINPDPTSAPDIPAVVRQLQSDTRRGLSAAEASRRLAQYGANAIPEKRLSPICQFLGYFWGPIPWMIEIAAVLSAVVAHWADFAIIMTLLLVNAGVGFWQEHKAGNAIAMLQRKLALRARVLRDGLWQEIAAQDLVPGDIILLKLGNIVPADVLLLSGDYLSVDQSVLTGESLPVDKGRGDSAYSGSIVGKGEMQGLVTATGLQTFFGKTAQLVERAESVSHFRKAVLAIGNFLIVSALVLIAVILFVALAIRHEPMIRTILFALVLTVAAIPVALPAVLSVTMAVGAERLARLKAIVSRLVAIEEMAGMDVLCADKTGTLTQNRLTLGEPVVIGARDAEELILAAALASERDTGDPIDTAVLGGLPVSAPLASYSVLKYQPFDPVSKRSEAEVAAGVERFRVAKGAPQVILDLAQPDVGIRQTVTRQIDALAGKGYRTLGVARKDEDGAWRFLGLLPLFDPPREDSAQTIAAGQRMGIEIKMVTGDHLAIAKQVSMLLHLGQSIVPAEALSTDANAAQVQAEKADGFAQVFPEHKFAIVKALQARGHIVGMTGDGVNDAPALKQADVGIAVSGATDAARAAADLVLTAPGLTVIVGAVQEARRIFARMNSYAIYRIAETIRVLLFMTLSILVFDFYPVTAVMIVMIALLNDFPIMMIAYDNAPTAPQPVRWDMTRVLIISILLGVLGVVASFFLFWIAETYLHLPAGVIRTLIFLKLLVAGHLTIFLTRNTGAIWQRPWPSWSFFNVTIATKIIGTFAAVYGWLIPPIGWGYALLVWAYSLAWFFVNSGAKIIAYRTLEAYRKSPTH